From Fibrobacter sp. UWB16, the proteins below share one genomic window:
- a CDS encoding pitrilysin family protein, which yields MKQNIKQTVLENGITILTDYMPHAYSAAVGVWVPRGSRHEAHDEFGLSHFYEHLVFKGTENRTALEIAHAIEDRGGNLEAYTTRQESGFYAQVESSDMPLAIDVISDMLMHPRFDKKEMEKERHVIIEEVHSYDDIPEELVGDIFNAIHFKGCGIAHSITGNVKQVQALTRKQMLKYGHQVTDEIPLYVCASGKVKHEELVELCAKKFEQKKINGITPEDIYTPNQGIKIVQKSDITQSNLFWGLSFDRSLMSDRDRCAFSLFNVAMGAGMASRLFQKIREDKGLAYSVYSTADLYKDCVDWGVALATEPHQLKTALALSIAEVRKFLHHGFIKDEFERTKTNILGGLHLGADSPEKRVLRMAEQTLHLGEFHTMEDVEKKIRAITEDEVLATVNRLLSTAKYSIAVVEPKSKKKTVLDVDLF from the coding sequence ATGAAACAAAATATCAAACAGACTGTCCTCGAAAACGGAATTACCATTCTAACGGATTACATGCCGCACGCCTATTCGGCAGCCGTCGGTGTTTGGGTCCCGCGCGGGAGCCGCCACGAAGCACACGATGAATTCGGGCTCAGCCATTTTTACGAGCACCTCGTTTTCAAGGGAACCGAGAACCGCACCGCACTCGAAATTGCGCACGCCATCGAAGACCGCGGCGGGAATCTCGAAGCGTACACGACCCGCCAGGAATCGGGCTTTTACGCACAAGTCGAAAGCAGCGACATGCCGCTTGCCATTGACGTGATTTCGGACATGCTCATGCACCCGCGCTTCGACAAGAAAGAAATGGAAAAGGAGCGCCACGTCATTATCGAGGAAGTCCACAGCTACGACGACATTCCCGAAGAACTCGTAGGTGACATTTTCAACGCCATCCATTTCAAGGGCTGCGGTATTGCGCATTCCATCACCGGGAACGTGAAGCAAGTTCAAGCTCTCACGCGCAAGCAAATGCTCAAGTACGGACATCAAGTCACCGACGAAATTCCGCTCTACGTTTGCGCCTCAGGTAAAGTCAAGCACGAAGAACTCGTAGAACTTTGTGCTAAAAAATTTGAACAAAAAAAGATTAACGGAATCACACCCGAAGACATCTATACGCCGAATCAAGGTATCAAGATTGTACAGAAAAGCGACATCACTCAATCGAACCTTTTCTGGGGTTTGAGTTTCGACCGATCACTGATGAGCGACCGCGACCGTTGTGCATTCTCGCTTTTCAATGTGGCGATGGGAGCAGGCATGGCCTCGCGTTTGTTCCAAAAAATCCGCGAAGACAAAGGCCTTGCCTACTCCGTGTATTCCACCGCAGACCTTTACAAGGACTGCGTGGACTGGGGCGTTGCCCTGGCCACCGAGCCGCACCAGCTCAAGACAGCTCTCGCGCTTTCCATTGCCGAAGTCAGAAAATTCCTGCATCACGGGTTCATCAAGGATGAGTTCGAACGCACCAAGACGAACATCCTCGGCGGGCTCCACCTCGGCGCCGACAGTCCCGAGAAGCGCGTGTTGCGCATGGCGGAACAGACGCTCCACCTCGGCGAATTCCACACGATGGAAGATGTCGAGAAGAAAATCCGCGCCATCACCGAAGACGAAGTCCTCGCAACAGTCAATCGCTTGCTCAGCACGGCAAAATATTCCATCGCCGTCGTCGAACCCAAGAGCAAAAAGAAGACCGTCCTCGACGTAGATTTGTTCTAG
- a CDS encoding NADP-dependent malic enzyme: protein MGKDLKEMALQYHSMGKPGKIEIVPTKPHSTQTDLGLAYTPGVASPCLEIEKDQNLAYEYTGKGNLVAVISNGTAVLGLGDIGALAGKPVMEGKALLFKIYAGIDVFDIEINEKDPKKFIEIVKGIAPTFGGINLEDIKAPECFEIEDTLKAELDIPVMHDDQHGTAIISSAGLLNAIEVAGKSIRNVKMVVNGAGAAACACTRLYLSLGLKKENLVMCDSKGVIRKDRKGLTEAKAFFATERTDIETLEDAMKGADVFVGLSKGNILTREMVRSMADQPIVFALANPTPEISYEEAMASRGDLIFATGRSDYPNQVNNVIGFPYIFRGALDVRATTINEHMKHAAVRAIAALAHKPVPDVVNIAYNSQRFTFGKEYLIPKPLDPRLLTEVSIAVAKAAIESGVARKPITDWDAYYDRLRDMMGYDNKLIRQFSDTARSNPKRVVFAESNLNMLKAAVQAQAEGIAHPIMLGNPERIQMIAQREQLDLTGIKIVNPRSPEEFERRRNYAAIYAEENGRNGVTFEEARDDMFEPNHFGMMMVKVGDADALISGGYSKYSETIELAKEIIGIRPEYKHFGAMHILSTKKGTFFLADTLVNRDPDAETLVDIVKLTHDAVRFFAHEPVMAMLSYANFGSDKEAARGTVNKVREAVKTIHEQYPDYVLDGEMQVNVALDKDLRDTKYPFNKIKGQTVNTLIFPCLSSANTTCKMLLEMGVGESIGPVQMGLNKPVHFTDSDASVHDIFNLTVAAVIDAIVQEKKDEEKNKKKFDKIW, encoded by the coding sequence ATGGGAAAAGACTTAAAGGAAATGGCTCTCCAATACCATTCCATGGGCAAGCCGGGCAAGATCGAAATCGTGCCCACCAAGCCGCACAGCACGCAGACGGACTTGGGCCTTGCATACACGCCGGGCGTGGCTTCACCGTGTCTTGAAATCGAAAAAGACCAGAACCTCGCTTACGAATACACGGGCAAGGGCAACCTCGTCGCTGTGATTAGTAACGGTACGGCTGTGCTTGGTCTCGGCGATATTGGCGCACTTGCTGGTAAGCCGGTGATGGAAGGCAAGGCTTTGCTTTTCAAGATTTATGCGGGCATTGACGTGTTCGACATCGAAATCAACGAAAAGGATCCGAAGAAGTTTATCGAAATTGTGAAGGGCATTGCCCCGACGTTCGGCGGTATCAACCTCGAAGACATCAAGGCTCCGGAATGCTTCGAAATCGAAGACACGCTTAAGGCTGAACTCGATATTCCGGTGATGCACGATGACCAGCACGGTACGGCTATTATTTCTTCCGCTGGCCTCTTGAACGCTATCGAAGTTGCAGGCAAGAGCATTCGCAACGTGAAGATGGTTGTGAACGGCGCTGGCGCTGCCGCTTGCGCTTGCACACGCCTCTACTTGTCTCTCGGTCTCAAGAAAGAAAATCTTGTGATGTGCGATAGCAAGGGCGTTATCCGCAAGGACCGCAAGGGCCTCACCGAAGCAAAGGCTTTCTTTGCAACGGAACGCACCGACATCGAAACGCTCGAAGATGCCATGAAGGGTGCAGACGTGTTCGTCGGCCTCTCCAAGGGTAACATCCTCACTCGCGAAATGGTGCGTAGCATGGCTGACCAGCCGATTGTCTTTGCTCTTGCAAACCCGACTCCGGAAATCAGCTACGAAGAAGCTATGGCAAGCCGTGGCGACCTCATCTTTGCAACGGGCCGTAGCGACTATCCGAACCAGGTGAACAACGTTATCGGTTTCCCGTACATCTTCCGTGGCGCTCTCGACGTGCGTGCAACGACGATTAACGAACACATGAAGCACGCTGCTGTCCGCGCGATCGCCGCTCTCGCTCACAAGCCGGTTCCGGATGTGGTGAACATTGCATACAACTCACAGCGCTTCACGTTTGGCAAGGAATACTTGATTCCGAAGCCGCTCGATCCGCGCCTCCTCACGGAAGTTTCCATTGCAGTTGCCAAGGCTGCTATTGAAAGTGGCGTGGCCCGCAAGCCGATTACCGATTGGGACGCTTACTACGATCGCCTCCGCGACATGATGGGTTATGACAACAAGCTCATCCGTCAGTTCAGCGATACCGCCCGCAGCAACCCGAAGCGCGTCGTGTTTGCCGAAAGCAACCTCAACATGCTCAAGGCTGCTGTCCAGGCTCAGGCAGAAGGCATTGCACACCCGATTATGCTTGGCAACCCGGAACGCATCCAGATGATCGCCCAGCGCGAACAGCTCGACCTCACGGGCATCAAGATTGTGAATCCGCGTTCTCCGGAAGAATTCGAACGCCGCCGCAATTACGCTGCAATTTATGCTGAAGAAAACGGCCGCAATGGCGTGACCTTCGAAGAAGCCCGCGACGACATGTTCGAACCGAACCACTTCGGTATGATGATGGTGAAGGTCGGCGATGCCGATGCGCTCATTTCCGGTGGCTATTCCAAGTACTCTGAAACGATTGAACTTGCTAAGGAAATTATCGGTATTCGTCCGGAATACAAGCACTTCGGTGCTATGCATATCCTCAGCACTAAGAAGGGTACGTTCTTCCTCGCCGATACGCTCGTGAACCGCGACCCGGATGCAGAAACGCTCGTCGATATCGTGAAGCTCACGCACGACGCTGTCCGCTTCTTTGCTCACGAACCGGTGATGGCTATGCTCAGCTACGCAAATTTCGGTTCTGATAAGGAAGCTGCTCGTGGCACCGTGAACAAGGTCCGCGAAGCCGTGAAGACGATTCACGAACAGTATCCAGATTACGTTCTCGATGGCGAAATGCAGGTGAACGTGGCTCTTGACAAGGATCTTCGCGATACGAAGTACCCATTCAACAAGATCAAGGGCCAGACCGTGAACACGCTCATCTTCCCGTGCCTTTCTTCTGCAAATACCACTTGCAAGATGCTCTTGGAAATGGGCGTTGGCGAATCCATCGGTCCTGTTCAGATGGGCTTGAACAAGCCGGTTCACTTCACCGACTCCGACGCTTCTGTCCACGATATCTTCAACTTGACCGTTGCCGCCGTCATCGACGCCATCGTTCAGGAAAAGAAGGACGAAGAAAAGAACAAGAAGAAGTTCGACAAGATCTGGTAA
- a CDS encoding TIGR02147 family protein translates to MKPIIEYQDYHAYLSDYYEERKRTSAFSWREFAKIAGFVSPSYLKDVCCGKTILSKVTMGRVAAAVGLAGYEVTYFEAMVQFGNAKTDDAKKKFLEQMHSIALDHKVRIVDKDAFEYYDSWKNSVVRELAPIMPGAMPGEIAKMCTQEISALEVRKSLAFLERAGFLKQIGENIYVQTEKSVEGSREGLPLALRSMHREMGHLAIDSLDRFASNERNITGVTMGIDKDAYERIVRELDECRKKITAIAEECSNIKQVYRLNLQLFPLSKEVSKNEEAKDE, encoded by the coding sequence ATGAAACCAATAATTGAATATCAAGATTATCACGCTTATCTGAGCGACTACTACGAAGAACGCAAGCGCACTTCGGCATTCTCTTGGCGCGAGTTTGCGAAGATTGCGGGCTTTGTTTCGCCGTCGTACCTCAAGGATGTTTGCTGTGGAAAGACGATCCTCAGCAAAGTGACTATGGGGCGCGTGGCTGCCGCCGTTGGGCTTGCCGGTTATGAAGTGACCTACTTCGAGGCGATGGTCCAATTTGGCAATGCCAAGACGGACGATGCGAAGAAAAAGTTCTTAGAACAAATGCACTCGATCGCCCTTGATCATAAGGTGCGCATTGTCGATAAGGATGCTTTCGAGTATTACGACAGCTGGAAAAATTCTGTTGTGCGAGAACTTGCTCCGATAATGCCCGGTGCGATGCCTGGTGAAATCGCCAAGATGTGCACGCAAGAAATCTCTGCGCTTGAAGTCCGTAAGTCGCTTGCCTTTTTGGAACGCGCCGGGTTCCTCAAGCAAATTGGCGAAAACATTTATGTGCAGACGGAAAAGTCTGTAGAAGGCTCTAGGGAAGGGCTTCCGCTTGCGCTCCGTTCGATGCACCGTGAAATGGGTCATTTGGCGATTGATTCGCTGGATCGCTTTGCGTCAAACGAACGCAACATTACGGGCGTCACGATGGGCATTGACAAAGATGCTTACGAACGCATTGTTCGTGAATTGGACGAATGCCGAAAAAAGATTACCGCGATTGCGGAAGAGTGCAGCAATATCAAACAAGTTTACAGATTGAATTTACAATTGTTCCCTCTTTCTAAAGAGGTTAGCAAAAATGAGGAGGCTAAAGATGAATAG